The following are encoded together in the Bactrocera neohumeralis isolate Rockhampton chromosome 6, APGP_CSIRO_Bneo_wtdbg2-racon-allhic-juicebox.fasta_v2, whole genome shotgun sequence genome:
- the LOC126761667 gene encoding uncharacterized protein LOC126761667: MLQCEETEETTTKAPPAYINANYIRQALECNVSGSMYDDKRVNVLECVFQCINEEGANNRSDIYRAHVKFEEYRLGRPVADNTTLIVKDVIMDAATKANTNELVMFQHVLPRMKRILSDISDYRYGTDKYVSKKMALKLFADCLFCERGIREIFVLEDLQELDYGPLEPRYGLDFEESKIVMSKLADLHAASMQYMKEYPNGAATLLPSPLANGISPTSRQAVTAFEGMRNAIKMVEQWTGFGGIAASMRIWTENFNERLTQVLRRRRCRFSVINHGELCTKNILIRLGVQESADLKILIVPKDAVFLDFQLSFVGSCGYDLNVFLYTSVSVEVLKLHRHELLRHYHDRLKETLKRLKFQEAELPSWQTLMGEVYDLEFIGYYALLCLLPLSCMDDVASTEELERQHKLMYENQRVQEMLRYGLPRLTQLGVLDLVPRERDYPPS; this comes from the exons ATGCTTCAATGCGAAGAAACAGAAGAAACAACGACAAAAGCGCCACCGGCATATATCAATGCGAATTATATACGACAAGCACTGGAATGTAACGTCAGTGGTAGCATGTATGACGATAAGCGTGTTAATGTATTGGAATGTGTTTTCCAATGCATCAACGAGGAAGGTGCAAACAATCGTAGTGATATCTATAGAGCTCATGTGAAATTCGAAGAATATCGGCTCGGTCGTCCTGTGGCAGATAATACAACGCTCATAGTGAAAGATGTGATAATGGATGCGGCCACAAAGGCGAACACAAATGAATTGGTAATGTTTCAACATGTATTGCCAAGAATGAAGCGTATACTGTCAGATATATCGGATTATCGGTATGGAACTGATAAGTATGTTTCTAAGAAAATGGCTCTCAAACTGTTTGCAga TTGTTTATTTTGCGAACGTGGTATACGTGAGATATTCGTACTGGAAGATTTACAGGAACTGGACTATGGCCCCCTTGAACCGCGCTATGGATTAGATTTCGAAGAATCGAAAATCGTTATGAGTAAACTTGCAGATCTCCATGCGGCCTCCATGCAGTATATGAAGGAG TATCCTAATGGTGCAGCGACACTACTACCATCACCGCTCGCCAACGGCATTAGTCCGACTAGCCGACAAGCGGTTACAGCGTTCGAAGGCATGCGCAACGCTATTAAGATGGTTGAACAGTGGACGGGCTTTGGTGGTATTGCAGCATCCATGCGCATATGGACGGAAAACTTCAATGAACGTCTAACACAGGTACTGAGAAGACGACGTTGTCGTTTTAGTGTTATTAACCATGGTGAACTCTGCACGAAGAATATACTCATACGGTTAGGAGTTCAAGAAAGCGCCGATCTAAAAATTCTTATCGTGCCTAAGGACGCTGTATTT CTGGATTTTCAATTGTCCTTTGTTGGCAGTTGTGGTTACGATTTAAATGTCTTCCTCTACACTAGCGTCAGCGTGGAAGTCTTGAAATTACATCGTCATGAGCTGCTACGTCACTATCACGATCGCTTAAAGGAAACCCTTAagcgtttaaaatttcaagaagCTGAATTACCCAGTTGGCAGACATTAATGGGGGAGGTGTACGATCTCGAATTCATTGGTTATTAtgctttgctgtgtttgttgccATTAAGTTGTATGGACGACGTAGCTTCCACTGAGGAGCTTGAGAGGCAACACAAATTGATGTACGAAAATCAGAGAGTACAGGAAATGCTTCGTTATGGCTTGCCGCGCCTCACCCAGTTGGGTGTGCTAGACCTTGTACCTAGGGAAAGGGATTATCCACCGAGTtga
- the LOC126761668 gene encoding uncharacterized protein LOC126761668, protein MLQGKETEETTTKAPPAYINANYIRQALECNVSGSMYDDKRVNVLECIFQCINEEGANNRSDIYRAHVKFEEYRLGRPVADNTTLIVKDVIMDAATKANTNELVMFQHVLPSMKRILSVISDYRYGTDKYVPKKRGLKLFADCLFCERGKCEIFVMEDLHALDYRPLEPRYGLDLEESVLVMSKLADLHAASMQYMKEFPNMVATLLPSPLSSGISPTSRQAVTAFEGMRNAIKMVEQWTGFDGIAASMRIWTENFNERLTQVLRRRRCRFNVINHGELCTKNILTRLGVKDSSDPNIVIVPKDAVFLDFQLSFVGSCGYDLNVFLYTSVSVEVLKLHRHELLRHYHDRLKETLKRLKFQEPELPTWQTLIDEVYDLEFIGYYALLCLLPLSCMDGVASTEEHERQHKLMYENERVQEMLRYGLTRLAQLGVLDCITSETDYPPS, encoded by the exons ATGCTTCAAGGCAAAGAAACAGAAGAAACAACGACGAAAGCGCCACCGGCATATATCAATGCGAATTATATACGACAAGCACTGGAATGTAACGTCAGTGGTAGCATGTATGACGATAAGCGTGTTAATGTATTGGAATGTATTTTTCAATGCATCAACGAGGAAGGTGCAAACAATCGTAGTGATATCTATAGAGCTCATGTGAAATTCGAAGAATATCGGCTCGGTCGTCCTGTGGCAGATAATACAACGCTCATAGTGAAAGATGTGATAATGGATGCGGCCACAAAGGCGAACACAAATGAATTGGTAATGTTTCAACACGTATTGCCGAGTATGAAGCGTATACTGTCAGTTATCTCGGATTACCGGTATGGAACTGATAAGTATGTTCCTAAAAAAAGGGGTCTCAAACTATTTGCAGa TTGCTTATTTTGCGAACGTGGTAAATGTGAAATCTTCGTAATGGAAGATTTACACGCACTTGACTATCGTCCCCTTGAACCGCGCTATGGATTAGATTTGGAAGAATCAGTACTAGTTATGAGTAAACTTGCAGATCTCCATGCAGCGTCCATGCAGTATATGAAGGAG TTTCCAAATATGGTAGCAACACTGCTACCATCACCGCTCTCCAGTGGCATTAGTCCGACTAGCCGACAGGCTGTTACAGCGTTCGAAGGCATGCGCAACGCTATTAAGATGGTTGAACAGTGGACGGGCTTTGATGGTATCGCAGCATCCATGCGCATATGGACGGAAAACTTCAATGAACGTCTAACACAGGTGCTGAGAAGACGACGTTGTCGTTTCAATGTTATTAACCATGGTGAACTCTGCACGAAGAATATTCTCACACGGTTAGGAGTTAAAGATAGCTCTGATCCAAACATTGTTATCGTGCCTAAGGATGCTGTATTT cTGGATTTTCAATTGTCCTTCGTTGGCAGTTGTGGTTACGATTTAAATGTCTTCCTCTACACTAGCGTCAGCGTGGAAGTCTTGAAATTACATCGTCATGAGCTGCTACGTCACTATCACGATCGCTTAAAGGAAACCCTTAAGCGTTTAAAATTCCAAGAGCCTGAATTACCCACTTGGCAGACATTGATAGATGAAGTATACGATCTCGAATTCATTGGTTATTAcgctttgctgtgtttgttgccATTAAGTTGTATGGATGGCGTAGCTTCCACTGAGGAGCATGAGAGGCAACACAAATTGAtgtatgaaaatgagagagtaCAGGAAATGCTTCGTTATGGCTTGACGCGCTTAGCTCAGTTGGGTGTGTTAGACTGTATAACTAGTGAAACGGATTATCCACCGAGTtga
- the LOC126761670 gene encoding uncharacterized protein LOC126761670, protein MCTKQAESTLLPSYLNEDFIKNALESHFKGALDDSNNNKVEILECQFERATAEGENFCSVIYRARVQFRLHGAGAENSNEKREITVIVKDVLREIAELGSNELAMYKHVLPQMQKILEQAAEKSELGDAATAPKFYANCYFCERNPREIYVLEDLNDADYRRMNRFVGLDLEETKVVLKKLAIFHAASMKYIEKFPTESAALMPSTLSNGFNDDVFFNAIVVGGITAATKVVAEWENFEEIANKMRSSVENFDAWAKRVMRPERCRFNVITHGDLWANNVLMKYAIVDGKRVPQDAVFVDFQLDFVGSCGYDLNFFLNTSVQLDVLKLHRYELLRHYYAHLKKTLQILGTEESDIPSWQVVMEEVRDLELASYFALTCELPLCCMDRQDSVGLTLNSLIDPTIKEEIRKKLLTNKRVLEMLRYGLDRLNELGVLDL, encoded by the exons atgtgcacAAAGCAAGCCGAGTCGACATTACTACCGTCCTACCTCAACGAGGACTTCATTAAAAATGCATTGGAAAGTCACTTTAAGGGCGCGCTAgatgacagcaacaacaataaagtcgAAATTTTGGAATGTCAATTTGAACGTGCCACAGCAGAGGGCGAAAACTTTTGCAGCGTCATCTACCGTGCAAGAGTACAATTTCGCTTGCATGGCGCAGGCGcggaaaattcaaatgaaaagcGCGAAATAACGGTTATTGTGAAAGATGTGTTGAGAGAAATAGCGGAACTCGGTTCGAATGAGTTGGCTATGTATAAACATGTGCTGCCTCAAATGCAGAAGATACTTGAACAAGCCGCTGAGAAGTCTGAGCTAGGTGATGCAGCTACGGCGCCGAAATTTTATGCCAA ttgcTACTTTTGTGAGCGTAACCCACGTGAGATTTATGTTTTAGAAGATCTAAATGACGCCGACTATCGCCGTATGAACCGTTTCGTAGGTCTTGATTTAGAAGAGACGAAAGTCGTACTAAAAAAGCTTGCAATATTCCATGCCGCATCAATGAAGTATATTGAAAAA TTCCCCACAGAATCGGCTGCGCTAATGCCTTCAACACTCTCTAACGGCTTCAACGATGATGTGTTTTTCAATGCTATTGTTGTGGGTGGCATAACAGCGGCGACTAAAGTTGTGGCCGAATGGGAAAATTTTGAagagattgcaaataaaatgcgCTCATCTGTCGAGAATTTCGACGCGTGGGCGAAGCGCGTAATGCGACCCGAACGTTGCCGTTTCAACGTGATTACGCATGGCGATCTCTGGGCAAATAATGTACTAATGAAATACGCGATAGTAGATGGTAAAAGAGTGCCACAAGATGCTGTATTT GTCGACTTTCAATTGGATTTTGTTGGCAGTTGTGGCTACGATCTCAATTTCTTCTTAAACACAAGCGTTCAGCTGGATGTCTTGAAGTTACATCGCTATGAGTTGCTGCGCCATTATTATGCACATCTAAAGAAGACACTGCAAATCTTGGGTACCGAAGAATCGGACATACCCAGTTGGCAAGTGGTTATGGAGGAAGTGCGTGATTTAGAGTTGGCTAGTTACTTTGCGTTGACATGTGAATTGCCGCTTTGCTGCATGGATCGTCAGGACTCGGTAGGTTTGACTTTAAATAGTTTAATTGATCCGacaataaaagaagaaatacgTAAAAAGCTGTTAACAAACAAGCGTGTATTAGAAATGTTACGTTATGGATTGGATCGTTTGAATGAGCTGGGTGTTTTAGATTTATGa